The Streptomyces sp. NBC_00162 genome window below encodes:
- a CDS encoding cation acetate symporter has translation MTTEHQTLALILFSVFIAVTLGITTWVSRNRHGSAEEFYAGGRLFSPLENGFAIAGDYMSAASFLGISGLIALFGYDGLLYSVGFLVAWLVVLFLVAELVRNCGRFTLADVVAARMSERPVRIAAGTSSVVVSVLYLVAQMVGAGSLVGLLLGSSTPAARTLAVIGVGALMVVYVSFGGMRATTWIQIVKAVLLMGGAITLTVLVLLRFHGNFDQLLTTAADRSGHGLRFLSPGLKYGGDWTARFDFMSLGLALVLGTAGLPHILSRFYTVPTARAARRSVVWAIALIGGFYLMTIVLGFGAAALVGPDQVRASNASGNTAVPLLAAFLGGGAGSTGGAVLFAFVAAIAFATILAVVAGITLASSASVAHDLYASLKRRHARQRSEVSVARIAAVGIGAVAIALGLLAQNLNVAFLVGLAFAVAASANLPVLLYSLFWRDFTTRGAVWAVYGGLVPAVLLVVLSPVVSGSPESLFPGVDFQVFPLQNPGIVSIPLGFLAGWLGTVTSGEEADERRHAETEVRSLTGAGAV, from the coding sequence GTGACCACCGAGCACCAGACCCTCGCGCTGATCCTGTTCAGCGTCTTCATCGCGGTGACGCTGGGCATCACCACCTGGGTCAGCCGGAACCGGCACGGGTCGGCGGAGGAGTTCTACGCGGGCGGGCGGCTGTTCTCCCCACTGGAGAACGGTTTCGCCATCGCGGGCGACTACATGTCCGCCGCGTCCTTCCTCGGCATCTCCGGACTGATCGCCCTCTTCGGCTACGACGGATTGCTGTATTCGGTGGGGTTCCTCGTCGCCTGGCTGGTGGTGCTGTTCCTGGTCGCCGAACTCGTAAGGAACTGCGGGCGTTTCACCCTCGCCGATGTGGTCGCCGCCCGGATGAGCGAGCGGCCCGTGCGCATCGCGGCCGGCACCTCCTCGGTGGTCGTCTCCGTGCTGTACCTCGTCGCGCAGATGGTGGGCGCGGGCAGCCTGGTCGGCCTGCTGCTCGGGAGTTCGACCCCAGCGGCCCGGACGCTCGCGGTGATCGGCGTGGGCGCCCTGATGGTGGTCTACGTGTCCTTCGGCGGGATGCGGGCCACGACGTGGATCCAGATCGTGAAGGCCGTGCTGCTGATGGGCGGGGCGATCACCCTCACGGTGCTCGTGCTCCTGCGCTTCCACGGGAACTTCGACCAGCTGCTCACCACGGCCGCCGACCGCAGCGGGCACGGGCTGCGCTTCCTGAGCCCCGGCCTTAAGTACGGCGGGGACTGGACCGCCCGCTTCGACTTCATGAGCCTGGGCCTCGCGCTGGTGCTGGGCACCGCCGGGCTGCCGCACATCCTTTCGCGCTTCTACACCGTGCCCACCGCGCGGGCCGCCCGCCGGTCGGTGGTGTGGGCGATCGCGCTGATCGGCGGCTTCTACCTGATGACCATCGTGCTCGGCTTCGGGGCGGCCGCCCTGGTGGGCCCGGACCAGGTGCGGGCCTCCAACGCCTCGGGGAACACGGCCGTTCCGCTGCTCGCGGCCTTCCTCGGCGGCGGCGCCGGCTCCACCGGGGGCGCGGTGCTGTTCGCCTTCGTGGCCGCCATCGCCTTCGCCACCATCCTCGCCGTGGTAGCCGGGATCACCCTCGCCTCCTCGGCCTCCGTCGCGCACGACCTGTACGCCTCCCTCAAGCGCCGGCACGCCAGGCAGCGCAGCGAGGTGTCCGTGGCCCGGATCGCGGCCGTCGGCATCGGGGCGGTGGCGATCGCGCTGGGGCTGCTCGCGCAGAACCTCAACGTCGCCTTCCTGGTGGGCCTGGCCTTCGCGGTGGCCGCCTCGGCCAATCTGCCGGTGCTGCTCTACTCGCTCTTCTGGCGCGACTTCACCACGCGGGGAGCCGTCTGGGCGGTGTACGGAGGTCTGGTTCCGGCGGTGCTGCTGGTCGTCCTGTCGCCGGTGGTCTCGGGAAGCCCCGAATCGCTCTTCCCGGGCGTGGACTTCCAGGTCTTCCCGTTGCAGAACCCGGGCATCGTCTCGATCCCGCTGGGCTTCCTGGCGGGCTGGCTCGGCACCGTCACCTCGGGTGAGGAAGCGGACGAGCGCAGGCACGCGGAGACCGAGGTGCGTTCGCTGACCGGGGCCGGTGCGGTGTGA
- a CDS encoding discoidin domain-containing protein yields the protein MRRLNWRWRALAALITTALLITGWPALSAVAAGGPSIAAGRPAAASSTNGAYGAANVTDGNQSTYWESAGGTLPQWVQTDLGATTRVDQVVLKLPAAWESRNQTLSVQGSADGTTFSTLVGSAAYTFGQGSGNVVTIAFPATQTRYVRIDITANTGWQAAQLSELEVRAPGESSANLALGKTLTASSSTQVYVPANANDGNTASYWESANNAMPQWIQADLGASVRVDRVVLRLPEGWGARTQTLKLQGSANGSDFTDITASRGYDFNAAGGNAVTIAFDAATTRYLRVLISLNSVQPGGQLSELEIYGPQTGDTQAPTAPTALAYTEPATGQIKLTWQAATDNVGVTGYDVYANNQLRTTVAGNVTTYTDTQPTSATVSYFVRAKDAAGNQSPNSNSVTRAGDTGDTQAPTAPGSLTLTEPAAGQVKLTWQAATDNVGVTGYEVYANNQLRTTVAGNVTTYTYTDTQPTSATVSYFVRAKDAAGNRSGDSNTVTRNGSGGGGSNLAVGKPIAGSSVIHTFVAENANDNSTSTYWEGAAGAYPSTLTVKLGANADLDRIVLKLNPDSGWGTRTQNIQVLGREQSAAGVTGLVAAKDYAFDPASGNTVTIPLTARIADVQLRFTANTGASNGQIAEFQVIGVPAPNPDLEISALSAAPATPVESDSVTLSATVRNSGPAPAATSAVSFRLGGTKIAAADAPALAAGATATVTAGIGPRDAGTYPLSAVVDEADTVVEQNDSNNTFTASPLVVRPVDSSDLVASAVSWSPGAPSAGQPVDFTVTVKNQGTVAAAAGTHGVTLTLQDAAGATVRTLTGSFGGALAAGASSAPIALGSWPAANGKYTVKVVLADDANELPVKRGNNTSTKPFFVGRGANMPFDMYEAEDGAVGGGATVVGPNRTIGDIAGEASGRKAVSLDATGEYVEFTTRAATNTLVTRFSIPDAPGGGGIDSTINVYVNGTLKKTLPLTSTYAWLYGAEASPGNSPGSGAPRHIYDEANILLGETVPQGSKIRLQKDAANTSTYAIDFVSLEQATALPNPDPATYTVPAGFTHQDVQNALDKVRMDTTGKLAGVYLPPGDYQTASKFQVYGKAVQVVGAGPWFTRFQAPSSQDNTDIGWRAEGTAKGSSFSGFAYFGNYTSRIDGPGKVFDFSNVSDITIDNIWNEHMVCLYWGANTDRITIKNSRIRDMFADGINMTNGSTDNLVTNNEARATGDDSFALFSAIDAGGSDMKNNVYENLTSILTWRAAGVAVYGGFNNTFRNIHIADTLVYSGITISSLDFGYPMNGFGTDPTTFENISIVRSGGHFWGAQTFPGIWLFSASKVFQGIRINNVDIVDPTYSGIMFQTQYVGGQPVNPIKDTILRDITITGAKKSGDAFDAKSGFGLWANEMPEAGQGPAVGEVTVHNLKTSDNAVDVRNTTSTFKINQLP from the coding sequence ATGAGAAGGCTCAACTGGAGATGGCGGGCACTCGCCGCCCTCATCACCACAGCCCTGCTGATCACGGGCTGGCCCGCCCTGAGCGCGGTGGCCGCCGGCGGTCCGAGCATCGCGGCGGGCCGCCCCGCGGCCGCGAGCAGCACCAACGGCGCCTACGGGGCCGCCAACGTCACCGACGGCAACCAGTCGACGTACTGGGAGAGCGCCGGCGGCACCCTCCCGCAATGGGTGCAGACCGATCTCGGCGCCACCACCCGGGTCGACCAGGTGGTGCTCAAGCTGCCCGCCGCCTGGGAGAGCCGCAACCAGACCCTGTCCGTCCAGGGCAGCGCCGACGGCACCACCTTCAGCACCCTGGTCGGCTCGGCCGCCTACACCTTCGGCCAGGGCAGCGGGAACGTGGTGACCATCGCCTTCCCCGCCACCCAGACGCGGTACGTCCGGATCGACATCACCGCGAACACGGGCTGGCAGGCCGCGCAGCTCTCCGAGCTGGAGGTCCGCGCCCCCGGCGAGTCCTCCGCCAACCTGGCGCTCGGCAAGACCCTGACCGCGAGCAGCAGCACCCAGGTCTACGTCCCGGCCAACGCCAACGACGGGAACACCGCCAGCTACTGGGAGAGCGCCAACAACGCGATGCCCCAGTGGATCCAGGCCGACCTCGGTGCCTCCGTACGCGTGGACCGCGTGGTCCTGAGGCTGCCGGAGGGCTGGGGTGCCCGTACCCAGACCCTGAAGCTCCAGGGCAGCGCCAACGGCTCGGACTTCACCGACATCACCGCCTCCAGGGGCTACGACTTCAACGCGGCCGGCGGCAACGCCGTGACGATCGCCTTCGACGCCGCCACCACCCGCTACCTCCGCGTGCTGATCTCGCTCAATTCCGTGCAACCCGGCGGCCAGCTATCCGAGCTGGAGATCTACGGGCCGCAGACGGGCGACACCCAGGCGCCTACGGCCCCGACCGCGCTCGCCTACACCGAGCCCGCCACCGGCCAGATCAAGCTCACCTGGCAGGCGGCCACCGACAACGTGGGCGTCACCGGCTACGACGTCTACGCCAACAACCAGCTGCGCACCACCGTGGCTGGCAACGTCACCACCTACACCGACACCCAGCCCACGAGCGCCACCGTCAGCTACTTCGTGCGCGCCAAGGACGCGGCCGGCAACCAGTCCCCGAACAGCAACAGCGTCACCCGCGCCGGGGACACCGGCGACACCCAGGCCCCGACCGCCCCGGGCTCCCTGACCCTCACCGAACCCGCCGCCGGCCAGGTCAAACTCACCTGGCAGGCGGCCACCGACAACGTGGGCGTCACCGGCTACGAGGTGTACGCGAACAACCAGCTGCGCACCACCGTCGCGGGCAACGTCACCACCTACACCTACACCGACACCCAGCCCACGAGCGCCACCGTCAGCTACTTCGTGCGCGCCAAGGACGCCGCGGGCAACCGCTCCGGCGACAGCAACACCGTGACCCGCAACGGCAGCGGGGGCGGCGGTTCCAACCTTGCCGTGGGCAAGCCGATCGCCGGCTCCTCCGTGATCCACACCTTCGTCGCGGAGAACGCCAACGACAACAGCACCAGCACCTACTGGGAGGGCGCGGCCGGTGCCTATCCGAGCACCCTCACGGTGAAGCTCGGAGCCAACGCCGACCTCGACCGCATCGTCCTCAAGCTCAACCCGGACAGCGGGTGGGGCACCCGTACCCAGAACATCCAGGTTCTCGGCCGGGAGCAGAGCGCCGCGGGGGTCACCGGTCTGGTCGCCGCCAAGGACTACGCCTTCGACCCGGCGTCCGGCAACACCGTCACCATCCCGCTGACCGCCCGCATCGCGGACGTGCAGCTGCGCTTCACCGCCAACACCGGGGCCTCCAACGGCCAGATCGCCGAATTCCAGGTCATCGGCGTCCCGGCGCCCAACCCCGACCTGGAGATCAGCGCGCTGAGCGCGGCCCCGGCCACCCCGGTGGAATCGGACTCCGTCACCCTCTCCGCGACCGTCAGGAACAGCGGCCCAGCCCCGGCCGCCACCTCCGCCGTCTCCTTCCGGCTCGGCGGCACCAAGATCGCTGCGGCCGACGCGCCCGCGCTCGCCGCGGGAGCGACGGCCACCGTCACCGCCGGGATCGGCCCGCGCGACGCGGGGACGTACCCGCTGAGCGCGGTCGTGGACGAGGCGGACACGGTCGTCGAGCAGAACGACAGCAACAACACCTTCACCGCCTCGCCGCTCGTGGTCCGCCCGGTCGACAGCTCGGACCTGGTCGCTTCGGCCGTGAGCTGGTCGCCCGGCGCACCCTCCGCAGGCCAGCCGGTGGACTTCACCGTCACCGTGAAGAACCAGGGCACGGTGGCGGCGGCCGCCGGCACGCACGGGGTCACCCTCACCCTGCAGGACGCGGCCGGCGCCACCGTCCGCACCCTGACGGGATCCTTCGGCGGCGCCCTCGCGGCCGGTGCCTCCTCGGCCCCGATCGCGCTCGGCAGCTGGCCGGCCGCCAACGGCAAGTACACCGTCAAGGTGGTCCTCGCCGACGACGCCAACGAACTGCCGGTCAAGCGCGGCAACAACACCTCCACCAAGCCGTTCTTCGTGGGCCGCGGGGCGAACATGCCCTTCGACATGTACGAGGCGGAGGACGGGGCCGTCGGTGGCGGAGCCACTGTCGTCGGACCCAACCGCACCATCGGCGACATCGCGGGGGAGGCCTCGGGCCGCAAGGCCGTCAGCCTCGACGCGACCGGCGAGTACGTCGAGTTCACCACCCGGGCCGCGACCAACACCCTGGTCACCCGCTTCTCCATCCCGGACGCCCCGGGCGGCGGCGGCATCGACTCCACCATCAACGTCTACGTCAACGGCACCCTCAAGAAGACCCTGCCGCTGACCTCCACATACGCCTGGCTGTACGGCGCCGAGGCCTCACCGGGGAACTCGCCCGGCTCCGGCGCGCCGCGGCACATCTACGACGAGGCCAACATCCTGCTGGGCGAGACCGTCCCGCAGGGCAGCAAGATCCGCCTCCAGAAGGACGCGGCCAACACCTCCACCTACGCGATCGACTTCGTCAGCCTGGAGCAGGCCACGGCTCTCCCCAACCCGGACCCGGCGACCTACACCGTGCCCGCCGGCTTCACCCACCAGGACGTGCAGAACGCCCTGGACAAGGTCCGGATGGACACCACCGGCAAGCTCGCCGGCGTCTACCTGCCGCCGGGCGACTACCAGACGGCGAGCAAGTTCCAGGTGTACGGCAAGGCCGTGCAAGTGGTCGGCGCCGGACCGTGGTTCACCCGATTCCAGGCCCCGTCCTCCCAGGACAACACCGACATCGGCTGGCGGGCGGAGGGCACGGCGAAGGGCTCGTCCTTCTCTGGCTTCGCCTACTTCGGCAACTACACCTCGCGCATCGACGGCCCGGGCAAGGTCTTCGACTTCTCGAACGTCTCCGACATCACCATCGACAACATCTGGAACGAGCACATGGTGTGCCTCTACTGGGGCGCCAACACGGACCGGATCACCATCAAGAACTCGCGGATCCGTGACATGTTCGCCGACGGCATCAACATGACCAACGGCTCCACGGACAACCTCGTGACCAACAACGAGGCGCGGGCCACGGGCGACGACAGCTTCGCGCTGTTCTCCGCGATCGACGCGGGCGGCTCGGACATGAAGAACAACGTCTACGAGAACCTGACCTCGATCCTGACCTGGCGCGCGGCCGGTGTCGCCGTCTACGGCGGCTTCAACAACACCTTCCGCAACATCCACATCGCCGACACTCTCGTCTACTCGGGCATCACCATCAGCTCGCTGGACTTCGGGTATCCCATGAACGGCTTCGGGACGGATCCGACGACCTTCGAGAACATCTCGATCGTCCGGTCCGGCGGCCACTTCTGGGGGGCGCAGACCTTCCCGGGAATCTGGCTGTTCTCGGCCTCGAAGGTGTTCCAGGGGATTCGGATCAACAACGTCGACATCGTCGACCCGACGTACAGCGGAATCATGTTCCAGACGCAGTACGTCGGCGGTCAGCCGGTCAATCCCATCAAGGACACCATCCTGAGGGACATCACCATCACCGGGGCGAAGAAGAGCGGCGACGCCTTCGACGCGAAGTCCGGATTCGGTCTCTGGGCGAACGAGATGCCCGAGGCGGGACAGGGCCCGGCGGTCGGTGAGGTCACCGTCCACAACCTGAAGACGAGCGACAACGCCGTGGACGTACGGAACACGACCTCGACGTTCAAGATCAACCAACTGCCGTAG
- a CDS encoding DNA gyrase/topoisomerase IV subunit B: MTADTSVPSSALLSGADRDGSNYTARHLLVLEGLEAVRKRPGMYIGSTDSRGLMHCLWEIIDNSVDEALGGYCDHIEVILHEDASVEVRDNGRGIPVDVEPKTGLSGIEVVMTKLHAGGKFGGGSYAASGGLHGVGASVVNALSARLDVEVDRNSATHAISFRRGVPGMFTEQGAESPFDPANGLRKVKRVAKGKTGTRVRYWADRQIFLKDARLNLETLYQRARQTAFLVPGLTLVVRDERGIDGAGKTEETFRFDGGISEFCEYLAQDKAACDVLRLTGTGTFKETVPVLDDRGHMTPTEVTRELGVDIALRWGTGYETNVKSFVNIIATPKGGTHVSGFERSVAKTVNEVLRSAKLLRVAEDDVVKDDAMEGMTAVVTVRLAEPQFEGQTKEVLGTSAATRIVAAVVAKELKAFLTSTKRDDKQQARSVMEKIVAAARTRIAARQHKEAQRRKTALESSSLPAKLADCRSDDVDRSELFIVEGDSALGTAKLARNSEFQALLPIRGKILNVQKSSVSDMLKNAECGAIIQVIGAGSGRTFDIDAARYGKIVLLVDADVDGAHIRCLLLTLFQRYMRPMVEAGRVFAAVPPLHRIELVQPKKGQDKYVYTYSDNELRQTLLEYQRKNIRYKDSIQRYKGLGEMDADQLAETTMDPRFRTLRRINIGDLDSAETVFDLLMGNEVAPRKEFITSSAATLDRSRIDA, encoded by the coding sequence GTGACCGCCGACACGTCCGTGCCTTCCAGCGCGCTGCTGTCCGGAGCAGACCGGGACGGTTCCAACTACACCGCGCGGCACCTGCTCGTCCTCGAAGGGCTGGAGGCCGTCCGCAAGCGCCCCGGCATGTATATCGGCTCGACCGACAGCCGAGGCCTCATGCACTGCCTCTGGGAGATCATCGACAATTCCGTCGACGAGGCCCTGGGCGGGTACTGCGACCACATCGAGGTGATCCTCCACGAGGACGCCTCCGTGGAGGTCCGGGACAACGGCCGCGGCATCCCCGTGGACGTCGAGCCCAAGACCGGCCTGTCCGGCATCGAGGTCGTCATGACCAAGCTGCACGCCGGCGGCAAGTTCGGCGGCGGCTCGTACGCGGCCTCCGGCGGCCTGCACGGCGTCGGCGCATCCGTGGTCAACGCCCTCTCGGCCCGGCTCGACGTCGAGGTCGACCGCAACAGCGCCACCCACGCCATCAGCTTCCGCCGCGGCGTCCCCGGCATGTTCACCGAGCAGGGCGCCGAGAGCCCCTTCGACCCCGCCAACGGCCTGCGCAAGGTCAAGCGGGTCGCCAAGGGCAAGACCGGAACCCGGGTCCGCTACTGGGCCGACCGCCAGATCTTCCTCAAGGACGCCCGGCTCAACCTGGAGACGCTCTACCAGCGCGCCCGCCAGACCGCCTTCCTCGTCCCCGGCCTGACCCTGGTGGTCCGCGACGAGCGGGGCATCGACGGGGCGGGCAAGACCGAGGAGACCTTCCGCTTCGACGGCGGCATCAGCGAGTTCTGCGAGTACCTCGCCCAGGACAAGGCCGCCTGCGACGTACTGCGCCTGACCGGCACGGGCACCTTCAAGGAGACCGTCCCGGTCCTCGACGACCGCGGCCACATGACCCCCACCGAGGTCACCCGCGAACTCGGCGTGGACATCGCCCTGCGCTGGGGCACGGGCTACGAGACCAACGTCAAGTCCTTCGTGAACATCATCGCCACCCCCAAGGGCGGCACCCACGTCTCCGGCTTCGAGCGCTCGGTGGCCAAGACCGTGAACGAGGTGCTGCGCTCGGCGAAGCTGCTGCGCGTCGCCGAGGACGACGTGGTCAAGGACGACGCGATGGAGGGCATGACGGCCGTCGTCACCGTCCGCCTCGCCGAGCCCCAGTTCGAGGGCCAGACCAAGGAGGTCCTCGGCACCTCGGCCGCCACCCGGATCGTCGCCGCCGTCGTCGCCAAGGAGCTCAAGGCCTTCCTGACCTCCACCAAGCGCGACGACAAGCAGCAGGCGCGCTCGGTGATGGAGAAGATCGTCGCGGCGGCCCGGACCCGGATCGCGGCCCGCCAGCACAAGGAGGCGCAGCGCCGCAAGACCGCGCTGGAGTCCTCCTCGCTCCCCGCCAAGCTCGCCGACTGCCGCAGCGACGACGTGGACCGCAGCGAGCTCTTCATCGTCGAGGGCGACTCCGCCCTCGGTACCGCGAAGCTCGCCCGCAATTCCGAGTTCCAGGCGCTCCTGCCCATCCGAGGCAAGATCCTCAACGTCCAGAAGTCCTCGGTTTCGGACATGCTCAAGAACGCCGAGTGCGGGGCGATCATCCAGGTCATAGGAGCCGGCTCGGGCCGGACCTTCGACATCGACGCCGCCCGGTACGGGAAGATCGTCCTCCTGGTCGACGCCGATGTGGACGGCGCGCACATCCGCTGCCTGCTGCTCACGCTCTTCCAGCGGTACATGCGTCCGATGGTCGAGGCGGGCCGGGTGTTCGCGGCCGTGCCGCCGCTGCACCGGATCGAGCTCGTCCAGCCGAAGAAGGGCCAGGACAAGTACGTCTACACGTACTCGGACAACGAGCTGCGCCAGACCCTGCTGGAGTACCAGCGCAAGAACATCCGGTACAAGGACTCGATCCAGCGCTACAAGGGTCTCGGCGAGATGGACGCGGACCAGCTGGCGGAGACCACCATGGACCCGCGCTTCCGCACCCTTCGCAGGATCAACATCGGTGACCTCGACTCCGCCGAGACGGTCTTCGACCTGCTCATGGGCAACGAGGTGGCCCCGCGCAAGGAGTTCATCACGAGCTCCGCGGCCACCCTGGACCGCTCGCGCATCGACGCCTGA
- a CDS encoding DUF485 domain-containing protein, giving the protein MDKHEGRDAGTIRLDDPWYDALAVGWGEGEETSPPQPAPGGRPAHGASDIYLEVQRSAAFQEVRSRYRRFVVPATAGFFLWYVAYVVAATAAPGLMARPVAGAVNVAMLAGLGQFLSTFLLTWAYARHARLRRDRAALDLRWTVFEQERDQERNRAKGAGR; this is encoded by the coding sequence GTGGACAAGCACGAAGGTCGTGATGCCGGAACGATCCGGCTGGACGACCCCTGGTACGACGCGCTGGCCGTCGGCTGGGGCGAAGGGGAGGAAACGTCCCCGCCTCAACCGGCCCCCGGCGGCCGCCCCGCGCACGGGGCGTCCGACATCTACCTCGAAGTGCAGCGCAGCGCCGCCTTCCAGGAGGTTCGCAGCCGCTACCGCAGGTTCGTCGTCCCCGCGACCGCCGGTTTCTTCCTCTGGTACGTCGCCTACGTGGTCGCTGCCACCGCGGCGCCCGGCCTGATGGCCCGGCCCGTGGCGGGCGCGGTGAACGTGGCCATGCTGGCGGGGCTCGGCCAGTTCCTCAGCACCTTCCTGCTGACCTGGGCCTACGCACGCCACGCGCGGCTTCGCCGGGACCGGGCCGCGCTCGACCTGCGCTGGACCGTCTTCGAGCAGGAGCGCGACCAGGAGCGGAACCGGGCGAAGGGGGCAGGCCGGTGA
- a CDS encoding response regulator — translation MNETPIHVLVVDDDMRVARINAAYVAKVPGFRVAAQAHSAAEALDFLTAHPVDLILLDHYLPDENGLDLVRRLRERGLRTDVIMVTAARDLATVQAAMRLGALQYLVKPFTFAGLRTKLEAYGTLRRTLETGGEAEQAEVDRIFGALATAGSPNDLPKGHSPTTAEVVRQVLLSAEGPLSTQQIADRAGISRQTAQRYLKLLDRTGRVTLALRYGETGRPEHRYTWRPSDGS, via the coding sequence ATGAACGAGACCCCGATTCACGTATTGGTCGTCGACGACGACATGCGCGTTGCCCGGATCAACGCGGCGTATGTGGCGAAGGTTCCCGGTTTCCGGGTCGCGGCCCAGGCCCATTCGGCGGCCGAGGCCCTCGACTTCCTCACCGCCCACCCCGTGGACCTGATCCTCCTCGACCACTACCTCCCGGACGAGAACGGCCTGGACCTGGTGCGCCGCCTGCGTGAACGCGGCCTCCGCACCGACGTGATCATGGTGACGGCCGCCCGCGACCTGGCCACCGTCCAGGCCGCCATGCGCCTCGGCGCCCTCCAGTACCTGGTCAAGCCCTTCACCTTCGCCGGCCTGCGCACGAAGCTGGAGGCGTACGGGACGCTGCGCCGCACCCTGGAGACCGGCGGCGAGGCCGAACAGGCCGAGGTGGACCGGATCTTCGGCGCCCTGGCCACCGCCGGGTCCCCGAACGACCTCCCCAAGGGTCACTCCCCCACCACCGCGGAAGTGGTCCGCCAGGTTCTGCTGTCGGCCGAAGGCCCGCTCTCCACCCAGCAGATCGCCGACCGCGCGGGCATCAGCCGCCAGACCGCCCAGCGCTACCTGAAGCTGCTGGACCGCACCGGCCGCGTCACGCTCGCCCTGCGCTACGGAGAGACCGGCCGCCCCGAGCACCGCTACACCTGGCGCCCGTCCGACGGCTCCTGA
- a CDS encoding sensor histidine kinase → MRFLLMSARRLGLPRRAVSQILLTQLAIAGGVVVLATGLFLAPLSAQLDDQAMRRALAIAQSAAADPSLAADLLDSGPSADSPVQSSAERIRRATGAEYVVVLDLDGIRRSHPSPDRIGLPVSTDPSDALAGREVMEIDEGTLGRSARGKVPLLAADGEIIGAVSVGIAYDSVHDRLLGAIPGLLAYAGGALAAGALAAYLLSRRIHRQTRDLAFSDIAGLLAEREAMLHSIREGVIALDREGRIRLVNDEAARLLGLTPDSAASLAGRPLDDVLGAGRTADVLSGRVTGRDLVTVQGPRVLVTNRMPTEDGGAVATLRDRTELEHLGRELDSTRGLIDALRAQDHEHANRLHTLLGLLELGLHEEAVEFVTEVVGVHRTTAEQVTEKVHDPLLAALLVGKATVAAERGVPLRLAGTTFLPDRVVDPGGLVTILGNLVDNALDAAVGSTAPLVEVELSAEGRTAVLRVRDSGPGVPAARREEIFTEGWSTKQPKAHRERGLGLALVRRLAERQGGSARAGEAADGGAEFSVVLPEALR, encoded by the coding sequence ATGCGGTTCCTCCTCATGAGCGCTCGGCGCCTCGGGCTGCCCAGACGGGCCGTCTCCCAGATCCTGCTCACCCAGCTGGCCATCGCCGGCGGGGTCGTCGTCCTGGCCACCGGGCTGTTCCTGGCCCCGCTGAGCGCTCAGCTCGACGACCAGGCCATGCGGCGCGCCCTGGCCATCGCGCAGAGCGCCGCGGCCGACCCCTCGCTGGCCGCCGACCTCCTGGACTCCGGGCCATCGGCTGACAGCCCCGTACAGTCCTCGGCGGAGCGGATCCGCCGGGCCACCGGCGCCGAGTACGTGGTCGTCCTCGACCTGGACGGCATCCGCCGCTCGCACCCCAGCCCCGACCGGATCGGGCTGCCCGTCTCCACGGACCCCAGCGACGCCCTGGCGGGCCGCGAGGTCATGGAGATCGACGAGGGCACCCTGGGCCGCTCGGCCCGCGGCAAGGTCCCGCTCCTGGCCGCCGACGGCGAGATCATCGGCGCCGTCTCGGTCGGCATCGCCTACGACAGCGTCCACGACCGGCTGCTCGGCGCCATCCCCGGCCTGCTGGCCTACGCGGGCGGGGCCCTCGCGGCGGGCGCACTCGCCGCCTATCTGCTGTCCCGCAGGATCCACCGGCAGACCCGGGACCTCGCCTTCTCCGACATCGCCGGCCTGCTCGCCGAGCGCGAGGCGATGCTGCACTCCATCCGCGAAGGCGTGATCGCCCTCGACCGGGAGGGACGGATCCGGCTGGTCAACGACGAGGCCGCCCGCCTGCTCGGCCTCACCCCGGACTCCGCCGCCTCCCTCGCCGGACGCCCGCTGGACGACGTACTGGGCGCGGGGCGCACCGCCGACGTCCTGTCGGGCCGCGTCACCGGCCGCGACCTGGTCACCGTCCAGGGGCCGCGCGTCCTGGTCACCAACCGGATGCCGACCGAGGACGGCGGCGCCGTCGCCACCCTGCGTGACCGCACCGAGCTGGAGCACCTGGGCCGCGAGCTCGATTCCACCCGGGGCCTGATCGACGCCCTGCGCGCCCAGGACCACGAGCACGCGAACCGCCTCCACACCCTCCTCGGCCTGCTGGAGCTGGGCCTGCACGAGGAGGCCGTGGAGTTCGTCACCGAGGTCGTCGGCGTGCACCGCACCACCGCCGAGCAGGTCACCGAGAAGGTCCACGACCCCCTGCTGGCGGCCCTCCTCGTCGGCAAGGCGACGGTCGCGGCGGAGCGCGGCGTCCCCCTGCGGCTGGCCGGAACCACCTTCCTCCCCGACCGCGTGGTCGACCCGGGAGGCCTCGTCACCATCCTCGGCAACCTGGTGGACAACGCCCTGGACGCCGCCGTCGGTTCGACGGCGCCCCTGGTCGAAGTGGAGCTGAGCGCCGAAGGCCGCACAGCCGTGCTGCGGGTGCGCGACAGCGGCCCCGGGGTCCCTGCCGCACGCCGCGAGGAGATCTTCACGGAGGGCTGGTCGACCAAGCAGCCCAAGGCCCACCGCGAGCGCGGGCTGGGCCTCGCCCTCGTACGCCGTCTCGCGGAACGGCAGGGCGGCAGCGCCCGGGCCGGCGAGGCAGCGGACGGAGGGGCGGAGTTCTCCGTCGTACTCCCGGAGGCCCTGCGATGA